The Balneola sp. genomic sequence CCGCTAATGCAGCTGTTTACCTTGCTCTGATTAAGCCGGGTGACACCTTACTAGGATTTGATCTCTCCCATGGAGGTCACCTAACTCATGGTTCGCCTGTTAACTTTTCAGGTATTTACTTCAAACCTGAATTCTACGGAGTTGAAAAGGAAACTGGCCGTCTCGATATGGACAAAATTAGAGACAAGGCCAAAGCAGTAAATCCAAAAATGATTTCTATTGGCGCCTCTGCTTATTCCAGAGATTATGATTATGAGGCGTTTAGAAGTATTGCTGATGAAGTAGGCGCATTATTATGGATGGATATGGCACATACTGCAGGCTTAATTGCTACCAAGCTGCTAAATGATCCCTTACCTCATTCTCATGTTGTAACTACAACAACGCATAAAACGCTTCGAGGCCCAAGAGGTGGAATGATCCTGGTTGGTAAAGATGGAGAAAACACACTTGGAGTTGTCGCTCCTAAATCGGGTAGAACCAAAAACTGGAGTGAAGTATTAGACTCTGCTGTTTTCCCAGGCACACAAGGTGGCCCGCTCATGCATGTGGTTGCAGCTAAAGCTGTAGCGTACGGTGAAGCTTTAGATCCATCATTTAAGGATTATCAAATTCAGGTACAAAAAAATGCTAAAGCCTTGGCAGCAAAGTTCATTGATTTAGGATATGATATTGTTAGTAACGGAACTGATAATCATCTCATCCTAATCGATCTACGAAATAAAGGTGTAACCGGAAAAGTTGCTGAAGAAGCCCTTGGTAAAGCTGCAATTACGGTGAATAAGAATATGGTTCCTTTCGATACTGAAAGCCCATTTGTAACTTCTGGTATTCGTATTGGAGCGCCGGCTATGACCACTCGAGGTCTGGGAGAATCTGAATTCGAGTACATTGCTGCACTAATCGACAAAGTGATCCAGAAACCCGGAGATGAAGATGTTCACAAACATGTTACTAACGAAGTAGAAGCCCTCTGTGAACGATTCCCTCTTTACGATTTCGTAACCGCCTAAACAATTAGCTTGAGCAGTACCGAACGACAGATTATGGGAGACCCCCCCCCAAAGGTAGTTCCTCCTCCTGATAGAACTGATCAAATGTCTTTTCTTGAACATCTCGAAGAATTGAGATGGAGAATCATTAAGGGCTGTATCGGTGTTATAGTTGGTGTTGTTGTGGCCTTCATCTTTTCTGATTTCGTAATTGATGAGGTATTGCTTGGCCCTTCAAAAGCAGATTTCTTCATGTACAAATTCATTGGAGTTGATGCTATCGATCTTACATTACAAAGCAGGAAATTACCGGGGCAGTTCTTCACGTACTGGGGAATGCTATTCGTGACCGGCTTTTTAATTGGTTCTCCCGTGTTCTTTTACCAAATGTGGGCTTTTATTGAGCCTGCCCTTGAATCAAAGGAGAAATGGAAAACTATAATTAGTGCTCTTTTCATCACTATTTTCTTCTTAATTGGAGTGGCGTTCGGATACTTAATCCTTGTCCCGTTTGCACTTCAATTCTTCGGTACATTTAATATTTCTGACTCAGGCATCGTTAGGAATGATTTCGATATCAATGAGTATTTTGGCTCCCTGGCAATGTGGGTAGTAACCTGTGGGCTTATCTTTCAGATCCCAATAATAAGTTACGCTCTTTCCAAAATTGGAATTCTTACCCCTGCTTTTTTGCGAAAGTACCGAAGACATGCATTTATAGTTTGTCTGGTCATGGCAGCATTCCTTACCCCTCCTGAACCTATATCCCAGGTATTAATTGCAATGCCACTAGCAGTGCTTTATGAGTTTGCCATTTGGGTGAGCCATTTTGCTAATAAGATGAGAGATAGGGAGCTAAAAGAAGCGCTTGGAGAAGACTTTAATCAGCCTGCTTCTACTGAGTAAGTTTTTAATAGGTTGATGCCTTATCTTTAAAATAAAATTCTGTTTTACCTGTTTGTAAAGCGTTAAATCATAAAATCATTAATGCAGTTTATCAAAAACTTTCAATCACTTTTTGTTGTAGCCGGCCTCTCACTTATCCTTATTGCTTGCGGAGGTAATAATAACAGCTTCGAAAATGATTATTCTGACGCTCCTGCTCTAGCAGATACCAGCAATGCCCTTTCCAAAGTAATTACCGATTCAGGCGTTATTTACTATGTAATAAGCACCGGAGACTCAACCTCTTTTGAAGTAACAATCAGAGACAATATTTTTATTTATTACACTACCCGAACCCTTGATGGTGAAATTATTGCCAGTTCTTATGTAAATGGAAGTACCTCAGCAGTTTCAATTCTAAATATAGGTTCTCAAACTAGAATTAGTTTTGTGGGAGAAGGTTTAGCTCCGGGAGTTTTAGGAATGTTTGAAGGCGAACGAAGAGTGATATTCATCCCAGAAGACGTTAGCACGATTGATGAAGCAATTACTATTGATGTAGAGCTTGAACTTGTAGACGAATAGCTCCTCAAACGTATATTCGGGGAATCCTTTCCTTTAACCCCGTGGTTATTTCGTATGGAATAGTTAATGCATGTTTTGCCCATGCTTTTACAGATAACTCTTTTTGCCTCAGCAAATACACGGTTGTTCCAGAAGAGAACTTTCGATCCCTCAGAAAAACAATTGAGTAATCCATACTAATTATCCCTACCTGAGAGAAACGCTCTCCTTCAATTTCAAACTCAATTTTATTGGTAAGTATTCTGGGTATTCCATCGCTATAGCCAGTCGGAACTATACCGATATACCCATTTTCTGAAGAATGCCACTTGCTCCCGTAGCTTGCAGAATCTCCCTTTTTTATCTTCTTAACCTGCATCAAAAAAGAAGTGAAATCTAAAATGGGCTCTAAATCAGGTACATCTATCTCTCCTGCTCCATAACCATATAAACAAACACCGGGTCTTACTGCATCAAACTGTAGATCTAGATCCCTGTAGTGGAAAATTCCTCCGGTGTTCGCAGTGTGGGTCATCCACTCAGATGGAAACTCGGATCGTATTGACCTGAACAAAGCCAATTGGCGGCTTACCTCAGGGTTACCAGGATCATCAGCCTTATAATAATGTGTATATATGCCTGTACATTTTTTTCCGGGATACTTCTTCAATTCCATTTTAAGTTGCTGAATATCATCAGGTAGTATTCCAAGTCGATGCATTCCGGTATCAATATTGATATGAAACTTGGTATCGTTTTTAAGCAAACCAAGAACACTTATATCAGATAATGTCGCTGTTAAGTTGAAATCAACATACATCTGTGCAGTTTCTTCAGTGGGAGCTTCAAAAACTAAAATTGGATTCGTAATTCCCTGGTCTCTCAACAATTTACCTTCAGATGCCCTTGCAACGCAAAACCATTCGACCTTAGGAGCAATATGCATTGCAACTTCGACCATACCATGCCCATAAGCATTGTCCTTAATCACCGCCATCTTCTTTACTCCCGGCTTAAGCCGACGATTTATTGCTTCTAGATTTGAGTCTAGTTTAGATAAATGAATTACTATCCTTGAATTCAATTAAACCACTTTTTTCTTTTCTGTTTCTTCAGGATGACCTGAGCTGCATTATATCCGGCCGCACCAAAAACGCCACCACCTGGATGACAGGAAGCACTAGAGAGAAACAAGTTTTCAATCGGAGTTTCGTATCGGCTCATCTCTGGGATGGGGCGAAACATAAACATTTGATCGAAGCTCATCTCTACATGCATCACATTCCCTTTCAACAAACCATGTTTGCGTTCTATATCTAACGGGGACTGTATATACCAGTCGATGAGTTTTCCTTTCATGTTTGGAGCGTAATCTACAACAACATCATAAATTTTCTGCGCTTCTTCTTCTCTTATCGAGTCCCAGCTAAGCCCATTAGCAAGCTCATAAGGATGCCATTGTGCCCAAACAAACATAGTGTGTTTACCATCTTTTGCTACTTCAGGATCGATCTTAGAAAATGTCATTGCAAGAACGGCTGGCTTTTTCGGAGGTTCCTTTCTCATATAGTCGCCAATAGCATTATTCATATACTGCACCGAAGGTGCCATCAATTGAATTCCGTTATGTATATAAGGATCGTCCGGTGCAGCGGTGTATTGAGGAAGTTCCTCTACTGCACATCGAATTACCATACCAAAACCGTTTCCTACATGGATATTTTCCACTTTCTTAAACATCGATTCGGATAAATGTTCCCGTCCCACCATGTTTATCATTGTGGTTTGAACATGCGCATTTGAAACAATGATGGGAGCTCTGAATTCCTCTCCTTCTTCTGTTTCAACCCCGATTGCCTTACCATTCTCTATTAGTATTTTTAGGATTGGTTTATTGGCTTTGACCTCCCCCCCATGTGCCTCAATAAGATTTTTCATGGCTTGTGTAAGCATACCACTCCCTCCTTTCGGATGCTTGGCTCCACTCTCGTGTAGCATCGATTGCCAACCAGCAAAATCTCCTGTAGCTGAATGATCAGGAAGTGGCCCCGATTGTGCGGCAAACCAAAGGAGAGCAGCTCTCATATATGGATTATCAAATGCATCATTAACCACTTTCCCATAGCTTGAAAGCACTTTTTGAAGGCCGGCAGCTTGTTCCCCTTTTTTGAACATTGCCCCATCTTTTATCTGAGCCTTTGCCATTTCTGCCATAATCCCACCTGTAGTAGGCGGAGTCATAAAAGCCTTCAATACCCCTTTGTTAATCTTCCCCCAAAAATTAATGAACTCCTTGTAATTCTTAACATCCTCCGGTGCTACTTTAGAGATGGATTCCAGGGTTCTTTCAACATCTTTCCAGAAGTGAATAACCCCTTTCCCGGTCGGAACCGGATAAGACATGATAGGATCCATATCTATATACTCAAGCCCATAGTTTGTGAGTTCAAGCTCTTCTATAATCCCGGTTTGATGGATCATAATGTGAACTGAAGAACCTACATCCATCAAAAATCCATTTGGATTTTCCTCTGATTGAAACATACGCTCGGTACACACTGCTCCGCCTATGGTATCCCTCCTTTCAAGAACTAATACCTTAAATCCATTTTTTGAGAGATAGCATCCGGTTGTTAATCCATTATGCCCGGAGCCTATTATGATAGCATCGAAATTATTCATTCAGGTAAAGATAAAACGAATTGATTGAAAGAGAAGATTTATTAAGTTGTTGATCACCACTCGTTAACTAAATTTGATGAGGTAGCATTCTGAATATTGGGCAATTTGAAGTTGAACAATTAAGCGAAGGTATTTTTGAGGTTTATAATGATGGAACCTTCATTAAAGTGAACGCCGAG encodes the following:
- a CDS encoding NAD(P)/FAD-dependent oxidoreductase translates to MNNFDAIIIGSGHNGLTTGCYLSKNGFKVLVLERRDTIGGAVCTERMFQSEENPNGFLMDVGSSVHIMIHQTGIIEELELTNYGLEYIDMDPIMSYPVPTGKGVIHFWKDVERTLESISKVAPEDVKNYKEFINFWGKINKGVLKAFMTPPTTGGIMAEMAKAQIKDGAMFKKGEQAAGLQKVLSSYGKVVNDAFDNPYMRAALLWFAAQSGPLPDHSATGDFAGWQSMLHESGAKHPKGGSGMLTQAMKNLIEAHGGEVKANKPILKILIENGKAIGVETEEGEEFRAPIIVSNAHVQTTMINMVGREHLSESMFKKVENIHVGNGFGMVIRCAVEELPQYTAAPDDPYIHNGIQLMAPSVQYMNNAIGDYMRKEPPKKPAVLAMTFSKIDPEVAKDGKHTMFVWAQWHPYELANGLSWDSIREEEAQKIYDVVVDYAPNMKGKLIDWYIQSPLDIERKHGLLKGNVMHVEMSFDQMFMFRPIPEMSRYETPIENLFLSSASCHPGGGVFGAAGYNAAQVILKKQKRKKWFN
- the tatC gene encoding twin-arginine translocase subunit TatC gives rise to the protein MGDPPPKVVPPPDRTDQMSFLEHLEELRWRIIKGCIGVIVGVVVAFIFSDFVIDEVLLGPSKADFFMYKFIGVDAIDLTLQSRKLPGQFFTYWGMLFVTGFLIGSPVFFYQMWAFIEPALESKEKWKTIISALFITIFFLIGVAFGYLILVPFALQFFGTFNISDSGIVRNDFDINEYFGSLAMWVVTCGLIFQIPIISYALSKIGILTPAFLRKYRRHAFIVCLVMAAFLTPPEPISQVLIAMPLAVLYEFAIWVSHFANKMRDRELKEALGEDFNQPASTE
- the alr gene encoding alanine racemase: MNSRIVIHLSKLDSNLEAINRRLKPGVKKMAVIKDNAYGHGMVEVAMHIAPKVEWFCVARASEGKLLRDQGITNPILVFEAPTEETAQMYVDFNLTATLSDISVLGLLKNDTKFHINIDTGMHRLGILPDDIQQLKMELKKYPGKKCTGIYTHYYKADDPGNPEVSRQLALFRSIRSEFPSEWMTHTANTGGIFHYRDLDLQFDAVRPGVCLYGYGAGEIDVPDLEPILDFTSFLMQVKKIKKGDSASYGSKWHSSENGYIGIVPTGYSDGIPRILTNKIEFEIEGERFSQVGIISMDYSIVFLRDRKFSSGTTVYLLRQKELSVKAWAKHALTIPYEITTGLKERIPRIYV
- a CDS encoding serine hydroxymethyltransferase, with protein sequence MKSIQEQDPTVFELIEKETVRQNNNLELIASENFVSRAVLQANGSNLTNKYAEGYPGKRYYGGCEYADMIEDIARDRAKQLFGADWVNVQPHSGATANAAVYLALIKPGDTLLGFDLSHGGHLTHGSPVNFSGIYFKPEFYGVEKETGRLDMDKIRDKAKAVNPKMISIGASAYSRDYDYEAFRSIADEVGALLWMDMAHTAGLIATKLLNDPLPHSHVVTTTTHKTLRGPRGGMILVGKDGENTLGVVAPKSGRTKNWSEVLDSAVFPGTQGGPLMHVVAAKAVAYGEALDPSFKDYQIQVQKNAKALAAKFIDLGYDIVSNGTDNHLILIDLRNKGVTGKVAEEALGKAAITVNKNMVPFDTESPFVTSGIRIGAPAMTTRGLGESEFEYIAALIDKVIQKPGDEDVHKHVTNEVEALCERFPLYDFVTA